The following are from one region of the Vibrio rarus genome:
- the ubiH gene encoding 2-octaprenyl-6-methoxyphenyl hydroxylase: protein MQYDVIVIGGAMSGGTLALALSRVANKRVAVVEAFAGPVQHNPSTSNLSDNLSRHPGFDSRAIALSLGSVQLLRKYALWSDLSANATPISSIDVSDRGHFAQTGFDAQQLDKELLGAVVELADVGRVYQEQLQLDPNIDLFCPDAITQLVQHANHVDVELQSGIQLTGKLIVAADGANSKVAELINNTKSIDDFEQHALIANVELEQPHRNRAYERFTAHGPVALLPMTDNRMSLVWCMSETMLKQALAWDEQQFLTELQGQFGWRLGRFNKVGALASYPLQLHKRERLIHHRIVFVGNAAQTLHPIAGQGFNLSIRDVAALVDAVSNDEDCGEYHCLAKYRDSREADREATCAMTSAFVRIFSNDWLPMVVARNVGLAIFDIAPAIQGAVKNRSLGLV, encoded by the coding sequence TTGCAATATGATGTCATTGTAATTGGTGGTGCGATGAGTGGGGGAACCCTTGCTCTGGCATTGAGTCGAGTGGCGAATAAAAGAGTGGCGGTGGTAGAGGCTTTTGCTGGGCCTGTACAGCATAACCCCTCAACGAGTAATTTATCGGACAATTTATCGAGACACCCAGGTTTTGACTCAAGAGCGATTGCTTTATCTTTGGGCAGTGTGCAGTTATTGCGCAAGTATGCCCTTTGGTCTGACTTGTCAGCAAACGCTACGCCAATTAGCAGTATTGACGTCTCTGATCGAGGGCATTTTGCACAAACGGGATTTGATGCACAGCAATTGGATAAAGAGCTGTTAGGTGCGGTGGTTGAGTTAGCGGATGTGGGTAGAGTGTATCAAGAGCAATTACAGCTTGATCCTAACATTGACCTATTTTGCCCTGATGCGATCACTCAACTTGTCCAACACGCCAATCATGTTGACGTTGAATTGCAATCGGGCATTCAGCTGACGGGTAAGCTTATTGTTGCGGCCGATGGGGCTAACTCGAAAGTGGCTGAACTTATCAATAACACTAAATCTATTGATGACTTTGAACAGCATGCCTTGATTGCGAATGTTGAGTTAGAACAGCCTCATAGAAATCGAGCCTATGAGCGATTTACTGCCCATGGTCCAGTTGCTCTATTGCCGATGACTGATAATCGAATGTCTTTGGTTTGGTGTATGTCTGAAACTATGCTAAAGCAGGCACTTGCTTGGGATGAACAGCAGTTTTTGACTGAGTTACAAGGTCAATTTGGTTGGCGATTAGGACGCTTTAATAAGGTTGGAGCGCTAGCCAGTTACCCGTTGCAATTGCATAAGCGGGAACGCTTGATTCATCATCGCATTGTGTTTGTTGGGAATGCGGCGCAAACCTTGCACCCTATTGCTGGTCAGGGCTTTAATCTTAGTATTCGAGATGTTGCGGCTTTAGTTGATGCTGTATCGAATGATGAGGATTGTGGTGAGTATCATTGTCTTGCCAAGTATCGTGATAGCAGAGAGGCCGATAGAGAAGCCACTTGTGCCATGACCTCAGCTTTTGTCAGAATATTTTCAAATGATTGGCTGCCAATGGTGGTGGCCAGAAATGTAGGACTCGCTATCTTTGATATAGCCCCTGCTATACAAGGCGCGGTCAAGAACCGTAGCTTAGGATTGGTGTAG
- a CDS encoding UPF0149 family protein encodes MSKLSLPDYFSVADEFKTAQIAVTPAEMHGLLIGMLGGGLANDSDAWQSLLFDYTNDGMGWPMPSLALAEQCLQVARGELSDDNFELSILLPTESDIAVYAQAMSEWVSHFVSGLGLIDAQVNKASEQTKEALQDLLEISKVEVYPEEDVEEQLALLEQVLEHAKICVLTIYAELGKKPSKPESTTLH; translated from the coding sequence ATGAGTAAGCTCTCTTTACCTGATTATTTTTCTGTTGCTGATGAATTTAAAACGGCACAAATAGCCGTGACACCGGCAGAGATGCATGGCCTTCTAATTGGTATGTTAGGCGGGGGACTCGCCAATGATAGTGATGCTTGGCAATCGTTGTTATTTGATTATACCAACGATGGTATGGGATGGCCGATGCCGAGTTTGGCATTAGCAGAGCAGTGTCTGCAGGTGGCACGAGGTGAGCTCAGTGATGATAACTTTGAGTTGAGTATTTTGTTGCCAACAGAGAGTGACATTGCGGTGTATGCACAGGCAATGAGCGAATGGGTTAGCCATTTTGTTTCGGGTTTAGGCTTGATTGATGCTCAGGTAAACAAAGCCAGTGAGCAAACCAAGGAAGCTTTGCAAGATTTGTTAGAGATCTCAAAAGTAGAAGTATACCCTGAAGAAGACGTGGAAGAGCAATTGGCTCTTTTAGAGCAGGTTCTTGAGCATGCTAAAATATGTGTTCTTACTATTTATGCTGAGTTGGGTAAAAAGCCAAGCAAACCTGAGTCTACAACACTTCATTAA
- the zapA gene encoding cell division protein ZapA, with the protein MSNQAVEIEILGKITRVNCPAGKEDALRQAAQNLDQRIKEMADKTKVANTEKLITIAALNICYELLEKEASSEIQQDIEQRLELLDGKLDKALTKE; encoded by the coding sequence ATGAGCAATCAAGCAGTTGAAATTGAAATTTTAGGTAAGATTACTCGAGTAAATTGCCCTGCAGGCAAAGAAGATGCTCTGCGACAAGCTGCCCAGAATCTTGATCAACGAATTAAAGAGATGGCCGATAAAACCAAAGTGGCCAATACGGAAAAATTGATCACCATAGCAGCACTGAATATCTGCTATGAGCTATTAGAAAAAGAAGCCTCTAGTGAAATCCAACAAGATATCGAGCAGCGCCTTGAACTCCTTGATGGAAAACTAGACAAAGCGCTGACTAAAGAGTAA
- a CDS encoding 5-formyltetrahydrofolate cyclo-ligase, whose amino-acid sequence MQLLSTRSDIRKHIRAVRGALSHTQQNHASSQLVKQFRQLTELTTAKNVALYLANDGEIDPILAIQWCWENGINTCIPVLHPFSKGQLLFLQYNEHSQLQKNKYGILEPKLRMQDIIPAAQLDIIFTPLVAFDTQGQRLGMGGGYYDRTLAPFTNIATPKPIGIAHDCQHLEQLPSKEWDIPLEKIVTPSKTWNWP is encoded by the coding sequence ATGCAATTACTATCCACTCGTAGTGATATACGAAAACACATTCGCGCAGTTCGTGGCGCTCTATCACACACCCAACAAAACCACGCATCTTCGCAACTGGTAAAACAATTCCGTCAACTCACCGAATTAACCACAGCTAAAAATGTGGCTCTATACTTAGCCAACGATGGCGAAATAGATCCCATTTTAGCCATCCAGTGGTGCTGGGAAAATGGCATTAACACCTGCATCCCCGTTCTACACCCTTTCTCTAAAGGGCAGCTACTCTTTCTCCAGTATAACGAACACAGCCAACTGCAAAAAAACAAATACGGTATTCTAGAACCTAAGTTACGTATGCAAGATATTATTCCCGCAGCCCAGCTAGATATCATTTTCACCCCTCTAGTGGCCTTCGATACCCAAGGACAGCGCCTCGGTATGGGGGGTGGCTACTACGACAGAACCTTAGCCCCATTTACCAACATAGCAACCCCTAAACCCATTGGCATCGCCCATGACTGCCAACACCTTGAACAGCTACCCAGCAAAGAGTGGGACATACCATTAGAGAAAATAGTCACGCCTAGTAAAACATGGAACTGGCCGTAA
- the rpiA gene encoding ribose-5-phosphate isomerase RpiA — translation MTQDEMKKEAGWAALKYVEAGAIVGVGTGSTVNHFIDALGTMSDKIKGAVSSSVASTEKLEQLGIKVFDCNEVAALDVYVDGADEINADKDMIKGGGAALTREKIVAAISEKFVCIVDGTKAVDVLGKFPLPVEVIPMARSYVARELVKLGGDPVYREGVITDNGNVILDVHSLKITNPKQLEDQINALAGVVTVGLFAHRGADVVITGTPTGAKIEE, via the coding sequence ATGACCCAAGATGAAATGAAAAAAGAAGCTGGTTGGGCAGCGCTAAAATACGTAGAAGCTGGCGCAATTGTTGGTGTTGGTACAGGCTCTACTGTTAACCATTTTATCGACGCTTTGGGCACTATGAGCGATAAGATCAAAGGGGCAGTGTCTAGCTCTGTAGCATCAACAGAGAAGCTAGAGCAACTGGGTATCAAAGTATTTGATTGCAATGAAGTTGCTGCCCTTGACGTTTATGTTGATGGCGCAGATGAAATCAACGCCGACAAAGATATGATTAAAGGTGGCGGTGCCGCTCTTACTCGTGAAAAAATTGTCGCGGCAATTTCTGAAAAATTTGTCTGTATTGTTGATGGTACAAAAGCTGTAGACGTACTGGGTAAATTTCCGTTACCAGTAGAAGTCATTCCAATGGCTCGCTCTTACGTGGCTCGTGAACTGGTAAAACTTGGCGGTGACCCTGTTTATCGTGAAGGTGTTATCACAGATAACGGCAACGTAATCCTTGATGTACATAGCCTTAAAATCACCAACCCGAAACAACTAGAAGACCAAATTAACGCACTGGCTGGCGTAGTCACTGTGGGTTTATTTGCGCATAGAGGTGCAGATGTGGTCATTACAGGTACACCAACAGGTGCAAAAATCGAAGAGTAA
- the serA gene encoding phosphoglycerate dehydrogenase — MTRVSLDKDKIKILLLEGLHPSSVEVLEAAGYSNIQYHKGSISEEELIEEIKDVHFIGIRSRSNLNERVLAAADKLVAIGCFCIGTNQVDLKAAAAKGIPVFNAPFSNTRSVAELVLGQILLLMRGIPEKNALAHRGIWKKSAELSYEARGKRLGIIGYGHIGTQLSIIAENLGMRVYYYDIESKLSLGNATQVRTMAELLNKCDVISLHVPETPSTKNMMGAEEFALMKPGAIFINAARGTVVDIPALCDSLESRHLGGAAVDVFPVEPKTNADSFETPLMQFDNVILTPHVGGSTQEAQENIGVEVAGKLAKYSDNGSTLSSVNFPQVSLPQSGNGTSRLLHIHENRPGILTQINTIFATASINIAGQYLQTNNDIGYVVIDVEADRSQEALAKLKEIDGTIRARLLH, encoded by the coding sequence ATGACCAGAGTCTCTCTAGACAAAGACAAAATCAAAATATTACTTCTAGAAGGGCTACACCCTTCATCGGTTGAAGTACTAGAAGCGGCGGGATATTCCAACATCCAATACCATAAAGGCTCTATTTCAGAAGAAGAACTCATCGAAGAAATTAAAGATGTACACTTTATTGGTATTCGCTCTCGCTCTAACTTAAACGAACGCGTTTTAGCAGCCGCCGATAAATTGGTTGCTATTGGTTGTTTTTGTATTGGTACCAACCAAGTTGACCTTAAAGCGGCAGCAGCTAAAGGGATTCCCGTATTTAATGCACCGTTCTCAAATACACGAAGTGTTGCGGAATTAGTTTTAGGACAAATCCTGCTACTTATGCGTGGTATTCCAGAGAAAAATGCCCTTGCTCACCGCGGAATTTGGAAAAAAAGTGCCGAACTCTCTTATGAAGCAAGAGGAAAACGCTTAGGTATTATTGGTTATGGTCATATCGGTACTCAGCTTAGCATCATCGCTGAAAACTTAGGTATGCGTGTCTACTATTATGATATTGAAAGCAAATTGTCTCTTGGTAATGCCACTCAAGTACGCACTATGGCAGAGTTGCTAAACAAATGTGATGTGATCAGTTTGCATGTTCCAGAAACGCCATCCACTAAAAACATGATGGGAGCCGAAGAGTTTGCTCTAATGAAACCAGGGGCTATCTTCATCAATGCTGCACGAGGCACAGTTGTTGATATTCCAGCTCTTTGTGACTCTCTAGAATCTCGTCATCTAGGTGGTGCTGCCGTTGATGTATTCCCAGTAGAGCCAAAAACCAACGCAGATTCATTTGAAACTCCGCTAATGCAGTTTGATAACGTGATCCTTACTCCACACGTAGGGGGGTCAACTCAAGAAGCACAAGAAAACATCGGTGTTGAAGTGGCCGGTAAGCTGGCGAAATACTCAGACAACGGTTCAACGTTATCTAGTGTCAACTTCCCTCAAGTATCGCTACCGCAAAGTGGCAATGGTACATCGCGTTTATTGCATATTCACGAAAACCGCCCAGGCATACTAACCCAAATCAACACCATCTTTGCTACCGCTTCTATTAACATCGCCGGTCAGTACCTACAAACTAATAATGATATTGGTTATGTTGTGATTGATGTTGAAGCCGATCGCTCTCAAGAAGCTCTAGCCAAACTAAAAGAAATCGACGGCACGATTCGCGCCCGTCTACTGCACTAA